In one Plasmodium falciparum 3D7 genome assembly, chromosome: 14 genomic region, the following are encoded:
- a CDS encoding copper transporter, with protein MCKNIYFYIILILKLFIVLADKSDNSICKPSVKISCAHNCCKNKLSFMYNCWKHYDKYSNIIKDNLQKEEDTVVQLQDHDNIDIVEHVETMPMSFQLTTHTIILFNKWETKSALSYYISLVLCFFFGIISVGFKVVRLNVEQALPKTEDTNIFKSLVLFKNNSYRMLLSFVIYSWDYLLMLIVMTFNVGLFVAVVLGLSFGFFIFGNKFVSSKKCSPDDLDVHKEFTADPACCGC; from the exons atgtgtaagaatatatatttctatattattttaattttaaaattgttCATTGTACTAGCTGACAAAAGCGACAATAGTATTTGTAAACCTTCTGTTAAAATATCATGTGCTCACAATTGTTGTAAGAATAAATTATCTTTTATGTATAATTGTTGGAAACACtatgataaatatagtaatataataaaagataatttacaaaaagaagaagatacAGTTGTTCAATTACAAGATCatgataatattgatattGTCGAACATGTTGAAACTATGCCAATGTCCTTTCAGCTGACTACACAcacaattattttatttaacaaaTGGGAAACCAAATCg GCCCTCTCTTACTATATATCGTTGGTTTTATGTTTCTTCTTTGGTATAATATCAGTAGGATTTAAGGTAGTCAGATTAAATGTGGAACAGGCCTTGCCAAAAACGGaagatacaaatatatttaagagcttagttttatttaaaaataattcctATAGAATGTTATTATCGTTCGTAATATATTCATGGGATTATTTACTTATGCTTATAGTTATGACATTTAATGTTGGTTTATTTGTAGCTGTTGTTTTAGGTTTATCATTtggtttttttatatttggaAATAAATTTGTATCATCCAAAAAATGCTCACCAGATGATTTGGATGTTCATAAAGAATTTACAGCTGATCCAGCTTGTTGTGGAtgttaa
- a CDS encoding thioredoxin peroxidase 1, with protein sequence MASYVGREAPYFKAEAVFADNTFGEVNLHDFIGKKYVLLYFYPLDFTFVCPSEIIALDKALDAFKERNVELIGCSVDSKYTHLAWKKTPLTKGGIGNIQHTLISDITKSISRSYNVLFGDSVSLRAFVLIDKQGVVQHLLVNNLAIGRSVEEVLRIIDAVQHHEQHGDVCPANWKKGKVAMKPSEEGVSEYLSKL encoded by the coding sequence ATGGCATCATATGTAGGAAGAGAAGCTCCTTATTTTAAGGCTGAAGCAGTTTTTGCAGATAACACATTTGGAGAAGTAAATTTGCATGATTTTATTGGAaagaaatatgtattattatatttttatccatTAGATTTTACGTTTGTATGTCCATCTGAAATCATTGCATTAGATAAGGCTCTTGATGCATTTAAGGAAAGAAATGTTGAATTAATAGGCTGTAGTGTGGATAGTAAATATACTCATTTGGCATGGAAAAAAACACCATTAACTAAAGGAGGTATAGGAAATATCCAACATACATTAATATCTGATATTACTAAAAGTATATCAAGAAGTTATAATGTGTTGTTTGGTGATAGTGTATCATTAAGAGCATTTGTATTAATCGACAAGCAAGGTGTTGTTCAACATTTACTTGTTAATAATTTAGCTATTGGTAGATCAGTTGAGGAAGTCTTAAGAATTATTGATGCTGTACAACACCACGAACAACATGGAGATGTTTGCCCAGCAAACTGGAAAAAGGGAAAGGTAGCCATGAAACCATCAGAAGAAGGTGTTAGTGAATATTTATCAAAGTTGTAA
- a CDS encoding DEAD/DEAH box helicase, putative: MKERINEKFKINSYQDYSDKNNEWNIDDAINYIKRNAFFKKYKDINDVNDICDINVDDHINDDDKFYQNFENILIEEKKYLKKLLRENRWNDNILKEYVDGKVLENEENEESGLMYVYNTCYNILSSKNEITDINNKDNSIINHSNYNEGYIIINKNNTMKKIYINEINELLIEIIYITLTRENLENSLVDLLGDRFLDFIIQIIKNKEQIEKDIKLLSKQIVIKENTLVSNFFITNKSSKKIKNQQILYKKENIEKIIDHFLYLLTDDSYNQMKKIYIPNDQDKLEEIHVPKNTIYSYTDNITKVKISRLENLQFHKKELVSVNVLPFWHKYIFDFEYFNYVQSKVFNSAFRSNKNLLVCAPTGCGKTNIALLVILQQIILFCEQNKIKLEKIVKSYLIKNGLLSCDEDIKKRNDDNERTRDELKSYGYNEPNNYVDNNNNNNSDNDDNNNININSEGEDEGDIIHLSDNGDKNFDDDNNFDDYDDDVDGDGENYCGYINSKEFKIIYIAPMKSLVFEITNLFRKKLKIFNLNVCEYTKEYSLSSKELEQVHIIVTVPEKLDILLRNSSYSTTVSDESLIKYIKCLILDEVHLLNTDRGDVIETIVSRFLQYSETSQSIRRIMAMSATLPNYKDVRDFLKVENDMCYYFNEKYRSIQLDKTLYGIHEENNNKLYIAKNIYTYNEIINSLKKDKQCIIFVCSRNETNKTIEFLINHALKNNEIEYFVNNVYTDNDIKKKIKKSNNLYIKQFYEYGCTIHHAGMSRSDKILVESLFKKKVFNVLCCTSTLAWGVNLPVHTVIIKGTNYFSSESGKLEDMDILDINQIFGRCGRPQYESHGHAILITERTKLYKYIKLLTNNTVIESNFLKNIENHLNAEISIGTIKNIEDGIKWLEYTYLFIRMKKNPYLYDVDINNDLNLYNKRKDIIMKAIQNLSENKLVRRVLLTNDFIGTFYGQIAAKYYVDYKTIGMFAENVQNNNYIEIIQVISKAKEFENIQIRNEDMKDFLYLKDKCDIKEEYDESKNMTLRILIEVYLRRLQINNFSIICEINYIVQNIIRILYAYYDICLNILKNISNLIMNTHNLIVAILRRLPINCGIFRHFCYKNEMLEKNKKAILTNKDRLKNIKKDNEESDKKNNISDRNVGVHLIDINEENEYSNTYNNYSNNNRRNQNYTVYLKEAAVNILEKKNLTYESIEHLSKKELLFFMRNEIYTNQILYYRNIIPNLDIDGYIQPITQTIMKINLNVKLTNTIWSDQWNDIIENFHIFLLNTLNNDILYFQKFSIHKKDRKKIHDISFEFPLSNQIPPQITVQFLSMNWCNLSFVHIFNTNNLFINQKINVFSEILPLTPLSTNVLNIPNYIKFFSFKYFNPIQTQMFHATFHTDENILLGAPTGSGKTVIGELCILRNLLRCEGQKSVYICPMKAIVNERYKSWKSKFKSLFNKNVIELTGDKNENKENIAESNIIICTPEKLDVITRNWKNKKFVKNINLIIFDEIHLLGQENRGGVIEILVNRFKNMQNELNKKIRLIGLTTVITSVDDLILWLDVKENYLFNFPSSCRIVPCKTHILGFTQKAYCNRMSVMNKNVFDAINQYAQTKNVLIFVSSRRQTRLTAYDIISLNLSSHNLNFLHVENLLNDKNHIDFLLNTQKKNKKNKINNKDMNEGDNNIAENINTFEYTEYKMNINRKDNIASYNNMSYYHKSSVTDEHNINQCNNNDDNNKGFFGYMKKKTLGNDKIKKEYKQYNNEDDNKIHNNYYNNNFCDNEIYDYNLLFNNSKLSEEERKNVANILFQNYLNLIENEHLKEILKYGIGIHHAGLNENDKTIVEYLFLNKIIQILICTSTLAWGINLPAYLVIIKGNEFYDAKTKKYKDIPYTDLLQMIGRAGRPQFDDKALAILLVQEKRKNAIKNFLYHPMNIESNIMENFNEHINAEICSNVINNKEDIFNYLTKSYYFKRLFSNPSYYIKEVQYVQFFENSKLSTHAKKIIYDHLNDVIENGIKFLVQNKCLEVVQENYVLNYYATPLGHIASMYYIKCETVYFFYTSIQAGKKHKNDKMNNMNSTKIDDNTMDHVDSINGDDDKENHVDSLNVEAIKMNDMDNTNGNNNNNNNNTNAVNNNINGDIDKLNDNMQTDFCTLKNDSLEFYDIFELVVQAKEFDDIPLRHNEDKYNVKLRNQIPLDIDMNMPNVKTYLLLLSRFYECTYETVDYHIDLKLVMDQIARVINAFIDICLLFHNYNYIKKLILIFNCINQKVKPNTNSLYIIKDITEYQIYKLKQLDIYNINQLIKFDKSYLYSLNIFDITQINFILQLPVFNMNVKLFYKDIHSENENEKEKEKENKNEEKNRNTTNSYVNIPYAQHFRNQHKYSFKINSYYSKEIVIKLFFNFMNRTGKEASSQNVQWFAILHDTEQDESISIKRFNNNNLKKVSVISFTLEDMEKGKYNFVIYIHNDTYYGIEHEVHIDLCIE; encoded by the exons ATGAAGGAAAGAATAAATGAAAagtttaaaataaattcataTCAAGATTATtctgataaaaataatgaatggAATATTGACGATgcaattaattatataaaaagaaatgccttttttaaaaagtataaaGATATTAACGATGTTAATGATATATGTGATATTAATGTAGATGATCatattaatgatgatgacAAATTCTATCAGAATTTCGAGAATATCTTAATAgaagagaaaaaatatttaaaaaagttGTTGAGAGAAAACCGATggaatgataatatattaaaggaATATGTGGATGGAAAAGTACTAgagaatgaagaaaatgaagaatctGGTTTAATGTATGTTTATAATacatgttataatatattaagcaGTAAAAATGAGATCactgatattaataataaagataatagtATTATAAACCATTCTAATTATAACGAgggttatattattattaataagaataatactatgaagaaaatttatataaatgaaataaatgaattactaattgaaataatatatataactttaaCAAGAGAGAATTTAGAAAATAGTTTAGTAGATTTATTAGGAGATCGTTTTTTAGattttataatacaaattataaaaaataaagaacaaaTAGAAAAAGATATCAAATTATTAAGTAAACAAATagttataaaagaaaatacgttagtatctaatttttttattactaatAAAAGTtctaagaaaataaaaaatcaacaaattttatataaaaaagaaaacatagaaaaaataattgatcatttcttatatttgTTAACAGATGATTCATATAAccagatgaaaaaaatttatataccaAATGATCAAGATAAATTAGAAGAAATACATGTACCCAAAAATactatttattcatatacaGACAATATTACAAAGGTTAAAATTAGTAGATTGGAAAATTTACAATTTCATAAAAAGGAATTGGTTTCAGTAAATGTTTTACCGTTTtggcataaatatatattcgaTTTTGAATATTTCAATTATGTGCAATCGAAAGTATTTAATTCAGCTTTCAgaagtaataaaaatttgtTAGTATGTGCACCTACGGGTTGtggaaaaacaaatatagCCTTATTAGTTATTTTACAgcaaattattttattctgtgaacaaaataaaattaagttGGAAAAAATTGTTAAATCGTATTTGATAAAAAATGGACTATTATCATGTGATGaggatattaaaaaaagaaatgatgACAATGAAAGGACTAGGGATGAACTAAAGAGTTATGGGTATAATGAACCAAATAATTAcgttgataataataataataataatagtgataatgatgataataataatattaatattaatagtgaGGGTGAAGATGAGGGTGATATTATCCATTTAAGTGACAATGGTGACAAAAAttttgatgatgataataattttgatgattatgatgatgatgttGATGGTGATGGTGAAAATTACTGTGGATATATAAATTCTaaagaatttaaaataatttatattgcACCTATGAAATCACTAGTTTTTGAAATAACCAATTTGttcagaaaaaaattaaaaatatttaatttgaaTGTATGTGAATATACAAAAGAATATAGTTTAAGCTCAAAAGAACTTGAACAAGTACATATAATAGTAACTGTACCAGAGAAACTAGATATACTTTTACGAAATAGTAGTTATTCCACAACGGTATCTGATGAATccttaattaaatatataaaatgtttaatATTAGATGAAgtacatttattaaatacaGATAGAGGTGATGTTATCGAAACTATTGTTTCTCGATTTTTACAATATTCAGAAACTTCACAATCGATTAGAAGAATAATGGCCATGTCAGCTACGTTACCTAATTATAAGGATGTACGTGACTTTTTAAAAGTTGAAAATGATAtgtgttattattttaacgAAAAATATCGATCAATTCAATTAGATAAAACATTATATGGGATacatgaagaaaataataataaattatatattgctaaaaatatatatacatataatgaaataataaatagtcttaaaaaagataaacaatgtattatatttgtatgttCTAGAAATGAGACAAATAAAACCAttgaatttttaattaatcatgcattaaaaaataatgaaatagaatattttgtaaataatgtttatacagataatgatattaaaaagaagatTAAGAAATCAAATAATCTCTATATTAAACAATTTTATGAATATGGATGTACTATACATCATGCTGGTATGAGTAGATCAGATAAGATATTAGTAGAAAGtttatttaagaaaaaagtCTTTAATGTATTATGTTGTACTTCAACACTTGCATGGGGTGTTAATCTACCTGTACATACTGTAATAATTAAAGGAACTAATTATTTTTCATCGGAAAGTGGTAAATTAGAAGATATGGATATATTAGATATAAATCAAATATTTGGTAGATGTGGTAGACCCCAATATGAAAGTCATGGGCATGCTATTTTAATAACAGAAAGAACcaagttatataaatatataaaattattaacaaATAATACTGTTATTGAatctaattttttaaaaaatatagaaaatcaTTTAAATGCAGAAATAAGTATAGGaaccataaaaaatattgaagaTGGTATAAAATGGTTAGAATATACTTATTTGTTTATACGTATGAAAAAGAAtccttatttatatgatgtcgatataaataatgatttaaatttatataataaaagaaaagacaTTATAATGAAAGCAATTCAAAATTTGAGTGAAAATAAGCTAGTCAGAAGAGTACTTTTAACAAATGATTTTATTGGTACATTCTATGGTCAAATAGCTGCTAAATATTATGTAGATTATAAGACTATTGGAATGTTTGCAGAAAATGTTcagaataataattatatagaaataattCAAGTAATTAGTAAAGCAAAAGAATTTGAAAATATACAGATTAGAAATGAGGATATGAAagattttctttatttaaaagataaatgtgatataaaagaagaatatgATGAATCTAAAAATATGACATTACGTATATTAATTGAAGTATATTTAAGAAgattacaaataaataatttttctataATTTGTGAAATAAATTACATTGTACagaatattataagaatattatatgcatattatgatatatgtttaaatattCTAAAGAATATATCTAATTTAATAATGAATACACATAATCTTATTGTGGCTATTTTAAGAAGGTTACCAATTAATTGTGGAATCTTTAGACATTTCTGTtacaaaaatgaaatgttagaaaaaaataaaaaagccATTCTTACAAATAAGGAtagattaaaaaatataaaaaaggataatGAAGAAtctgataaaaaaaataatatatcagaTAGAAATGTTGGAGTACATTTAATagatataaatgaagaaaatgaatatagtaatacatataataattatagtaataataatagaagaaatcaaaattatactgtatatttaaaagaagcAGCAGTTAATATcttagaaaagaaaaatttaacCTATGAATCAATAGAACATCTTAGTAAAAAGGAACTATTGTTTTTTATgagaaatgaaatatatactaatcaaattttatattatagaaatataatacCAAATTTAGATATTGATGGTTATATTCAACCTATAACACAAACTATAAtgaaaattaatttaaatgTAAAATTAACAAATACTATATGGTCAGATCAATGGAATGATATAATAgaaaattttcatatttttctattaaaTACATTAAACAATGATATTCTATATTTCCAAAAGTTTtcaatacataaaaaagataggaaaaaaatacatgACATATCTTTTGAATTCCCATTATCTAATCAAATACCACCTCAAATTACAGTTCAGTTCTTATCAATGAATTGGTGTAATTTATcatttgttcatatttttaataccaATAATCTATTTATTAATcagaaaataaatgtattttcGGAAATTCTACCATTGACACCTTTGTCAACTAATGTATTGAATATTCCAAACTATATcaaatttttttcctttaaatattttaaccCTATTCAAACGCAGATGTTTCACGCAACATTTCATACGGacgaaaatatattattgggTGCCCCAACgg GTAGTGGAAAAACAGTTATTGGTGAACTGTGTATTTTAAGAAACCTACTAAGGTGCGAAGGTCAAAAGTCAGTTTATATTTGCCCAATGAAAGCTATAGTAAATGAAAGATATAAAAGCTGGAAATCCAAGTTTAAaagtttatttaataaaaatgtaattgAATTAACAGGTGATAAGAATgagaataaagaaaatattgcTGAgagtaatataattatatgtactcCTGAAAAATTAGATGTAATTACAAGAAattggaaaaataaaaaatttgttaaaaatataaatttaataatatttgatGAAATACATTTATTAGGACAAGAAAATCGTGGAGGTGTAATTGAAATATTAGTTAATAGATTTAAGAATATGcaaaatgaattaaataaaaaaataagattaATTGGTTTAACAACAGTTATAACAAGTGTTGatgatttaattttatggttagatgtaaaagaaaattatctTTTTAATTTCCCTTCATCATGTCGTATAGTACCTTGTAAAACACATATTTTAGGTTTCACACAAAAGGCATATTGTAATAGAATGTCtgttatgaataaaaatgtttttgaTGCTATAAATCAGTATGCTCAAACAAAAAATGTGCTAATTTTCGTTTCATCCAGAAGACAAACAAGACTTACAGcttatgatattatatcaCTAAATCTGAGTTCCCATAACTTGAATTTTCTTCATGtggaaaatttattaaatgataaaaatcaCATAGATTTTTTACTCAacacacaaaaaaagaataaaaaaaataagattaataataaagatatgaatgagggtgataataatatagcagaaaatataaacacgTTTGAATACACggaatataaaatgaatattaatAGGAAAGATAACATTGcttcttataataatatgtcttATTATCATAAGAGTAGTGTAACGGatgaacataatataaatcaatgtaacaataatgatgataataataaaggcTTTTTTggatatatgaaaaaaaagactttaggtaatgataaaattaaaaaggagTACAagcaatataataatgaagatgataataaaatacataataattattataataataatttttgtgATAATGAAATCTATGATTATaacttattatttaataatagtaaATTATCGgaagaagaaagaaaaaatgttgCAAATATACTAtttcaaaattatttaaatttgatTGAAAATGAAcatttaaaagaaattttGAAATATGGAATAGGTATACATCATGCAGgtttaaatgaaaatgataaaacGATTGTGGaatatttattcttaaataaaattatacaaatattaatatgtacatCAACCCTAGCATGGGGTATTAACTTACCAGCTTATTTAGTAATAATTAAAGGTAATGAGTTTTATGAtgcaaaaacaaaaaaatataaagatattcCGTATACTGATTTATTACAAATGATTGGAAGAGCAGGAAGACCACAATTTGATGATAAAGCTTTAGCAATATTATTAGTTCAAGAAAAACGTAAAAATGCTATTAAGAATTTTCTATATCATCCTATGAATATTGAATCAAATATTATGGAAAACTttaatgaacatataaatgcTGAAATATGTTCAAatgttattaataataaagaagacatttttaattatttaaccaaatcttattattttaaaagattatTTTCCAACccttcttattatataaaagaagtaCAATATGTAcaattttttgaaaatagtAAATTATCAACACATgccaaaaaaattatatacgaTCATTTGAATGATGTAATAGAAAATGGTATTAAATTTTTAGTTCAAAATAAATGTCTAGAAGTTGTACAAGAAAATTATGTTCTCAATTATTATGCTACTCCGTTAGGTCATATAGCAtctatgtattatattaaatgtgaaacggtttattttttttatacatctATACAAGCTGGAAAGAAACACAAAAATgacaaaatgaataatatgaatagtaCAAAAATTGATGATAATACAATGGATCATGTTGATAGTATAAATGGTGATGATGACAAAGAGAATCATGTGGATAGTTTAAATGTTGAGGCTATCAAAATGAATGATATGGATAATAcaaatggtaataataataataataataataatacaaatgctgttaataacaatataaatggtgatatagataaattaaatgataatatgcaGACTGATTTTTGcactttaaaaaatgattctCTCGAATTTTACGACATATTTGAATTAGTTGTACAAGCAAAAGAATTTGATGACATACCATTAAGACATAAtgaagataaatataatgtgaAATTAAGAAATCAAATACCTTTGGATATAGATATGAATATGCCTAATGTAAAAACgtatcttttattattatcacgtTTTTATGAATGTACATATGAAACTGTTGATTATCATATTGATTTAAAATTAGTAATGGATCAAATAGCTAGAGTTATTAATGCTTTTATTGATATctgtttattatttcataattataattatataaaaaaattaattttaatatttaattgtaTAAATCAAAAAGTAAAGCCAAATACAAATtcgttatatattattaaagatataacggaatatcaaatatataaattaaaacaattagatatatataatattaatcaattaattaaatttgaTAAGTCTTATTTGTATtccttaaatatatttgatataacacaaattaattttattttacaattGCCTGTCTTTAATATGAATgtcaaattattttataaagacATTCATtcagaaaatgaaaatgaaaaagaaaaagaaaaagaaaataaaaatgaagagaaAAATAGAAACACAACAAATTCGTATGTAAATATACCATACGCTCAACATTTTAGGAATCAAcataaatattcttttaaaattaattctTATTACTCAAAAGAAATAGTTATTAagcttttttttaatttcatgaACAGAACGGGAAAGGAAGCATCATCTCAGAATGTACAATg gTTTGCTATTCTTCATGATACAGAACAAGATGAATCTATATCAATTAAACgatttaataataacaacttAAAAAAAGTATCAGTCATTTCATTCAC acTAGAGGATATGGAAAAGGGGAAATATAATttcgtaatatatattcataatgaTACTTATTATGGAATAGAGCATGAa GTACATATAGATCTTTGtattgaataa